A window from Streptomyces sp. NBC_00299 encodes these proteins:
- a CDS encoding PucR family transcriptional regulator has translation MTERDLPEHYVEGCAQILAEVSATGRRLTREEVTSRQEFGELAADAGHGLRALVSAHLTAARAAWPTAPGTADSALAALHQVIDAFSEGYERAQRHAVRQEEAARREFIDDLLYGRSDLGRLAERAERFGLRLSHAHAVAVAQGPTAYDEGDKVPQRVERALISRFGDRSILLTTKDGRMLCIAPGHQDEVLAYFAKQAHAATEGGQVAIGRAQPGPGGVVHSYEEALNALELAERLELEDPVLRAADLLVYPVLTRDRQAMADLVLNSLGPLTAARGGAGPLLGTLTAYFDSGCVAAEAARRLSLSVRALTYRLERIHKLTGANPADPAHRYILQTAVIGARLLDWPDKEL, from the coding sequence ATGACGGAACGGGACCTTCCCGAGCACTATGTGGAGGGCTGTGCCCAGATTCTGGCCGAGGTCTCGGCCACGGGGCGGCGCCTCACTCGGGAGGAAGTCACCTCCCGCCAGGAGTTCGGTGAGCTGGCCGCGGACGCCGGCCACGGACTGCGCGCCCTCGTCAGCGCCCATCTGACCGCCGCCCGCGCGGCATGGCCGACCGCTCCCGGCACGGCCGACAGCGCCTTGGCCGCCCTGCACCAGGTCATCGACGCCTTCTCCGAGGGCTACGAACGCGCCCAACGCCACGCCGTGCGCCAAGAGGAGGCCGCCCGCCGGGAGTTCATCGACGACCTCCTCTACGGACGCAGCGACCTGGGCCGCCTCGCCGAACGCGCCGAACGCTTCGGCCTGCGCCTCTCACACGCCCACGCCGTGGCCGTCGCCCAGGGCCCCACCGCCTACGACGAAGGCGACAAGGTTCCCCAACGGGTGGAACGCGCCCTCATCTCCCGCTTCGGCGACCGCAGCATCCTGCTCACCACCAAGGACGGCCGCATGCTGTGCATCGCACCCGGCCACCAGGACGAGGTCCTCGCATACTTCGCCAAGCAGGCCCACGCAGCCACGGAAGGCGGCCAGGTCGCCATCGGCCGTGCGCAGCCCGGCCCGGGCGGAGTCGTCCACTCGTACGAAGAGGCGCTCAACGCCTTGGAACTGGCCGAACGTCTGGAGCTGGAAGACCCGGTCCTGCGCGCCGCCGACCTGCTCGTGTACCCCGTCCTGACCCGCGACCGGCAAGCCATGGCCGACCTCGTGCTGAACAGCCTCGGCCCGCTCACCGCGGCTCGTGGTGGCGCCGGGCCTCTCCTGGGAACCCTCACCGCCTACTTCGATTCGGGCTGCGTGGCCGCCGAGGCCGCCCGCCGTCTCTCGCTCAGCGTGCGGGCCCTGACCTACCGGCTGGAGCGCATCCACAAGCTCACCGGAGCCAACCCCGCCGATCCGGCGCACCGTTACATACTTCAGACCGCGGTGATCGGTGCCCGGCTGCTGGACTGGCCGGACAAGGAACTCTGA
- a CDS encoding flotillin family protein, with translation MNAITLGVGVLIAVTALAVLVVSQLFRKVEQGKALIVSKLRKVDVTFTGQVVLPVLHKAEVMDISVKAIEITRTGKDGLICRDNIRADIRITFFVKVNKTVEDVIKVAQAVGTARASDRDTLQELFHAKFSEALKTVGKQLDFTDLYTKRDELRYRIIEVIGVDLNGYHLEDAAIDYLEQTPLTQLDPANVLDAQGIRKITELTAVEHVRTNEAQRTEEKEITRQNVDAREAILELERRQVDAETKQKREIATVRAREEAETARVVEEERLRAQGAFLATEEKLGVQRENQAREVAVAAKNRERVIAVENERIEKDRLLEVIARERETQLTRIAAEKEVEAEKREIAEVIRERVAVDRTVAEQEESIKKLRAVEEAERQRQAVIIAAEAEAQEKLVKNIKAAEAAEQVATHHASEELTLAEARLKTADLDARAKLRLAEGVQAEAAAEGLAAVQVRDKEADVIEKVGRAEAVATEARLRAEAEGAQAQALAEAAAIGEKLKAEAEGLTQKAAAMAALDDASRGHEEYRLRIQADKEIRLAGLDVQRQVAEAQATVIATGLENADINIVGGESVFFDRLVSSIALGKGVDGFIQHSETAQALAGPWLDGTSSFTDDLSRILGSVSTADVQNLTVSTLLMKLMRAGGADSGRLQQLLDEAGELGLADKPLTALNGKAVHA, from the coding sequence ATGAATGCCATCACTCTGGGCGTCGGCGTGCTCATCGCCGTCACCGCACTCGCCGTCCTCGTCGTCTCCCAGCTGTTCCGCAAGGTGGAGCAGGGCAAGGCGCTGATCGTCTCCAAGCTCCGCAAGGTCGATGTGACCTTCACAGGGCAGGTCGTGCTGCCCGTGCTGCACAAGGCCGAGGTGATGGACATCTCGGTGAAGGCCATCGAGATCACGCGGACCGGCAAGGACGGGCTGATCTGCCGGGACAACATACGTGCCGACATCCGGATCACGTTCTTCGTGAAGGTCAACAAGACGGTCGAGGACGTCATCAAGGTCGCCCAGGCGGTCGGGACCGCGCGGGCGAGTGACCGGGACACGTTGCAAGAGCTGTTCCACGCGAAGTTCTCCGAGGCGCTGAAGACCGTCGGCAAGCAGTTGGACTTCACCGACCTGTACACCAAGCGCGACGAGCTGCGGTACCGGATCATCGAGGTCATCGGCGTCGACCTGAACGGTTACCACCTGGAGGACGCGGCGATCGACTACCTGGAGCAGACGCCGCTGACCCAGCTCGACCCGGCCAACGTCCTCGACGCCCAGGGCATCCGCAAGATCACCGAGCTCACGGCCGTCGAGCACGTGCGCACCAACGAGGCCCAGCGCACCGAGGAGAAGGAGATCACCCGGCAGAACGTCGACGCCCGTGAAGCCATCCTGGAGCTGGAGCGCCGGCAGGTCGACGCGGAGACCAAGCAGAAGCGGGAGATCGCGACCGTACGGGCCCGGGAAGAGGCCGAGACGGCGCGGGTCGTGGAGGAGGAGCGGCTGCGGGCCCAGGGCGCGTTCCTGGCCACCGAGGAGAAGCTCGGCGTCCAGCGCGAGAACCAGGCACGTGAGGTCGCCGTCGCCGCGAAGAACCGCGAGCGGGTCATCGCCGTCGAGAACGAGCGCATCGAGAAGGACCGCCTTCTCGAAGTCATCGCCCGGGAGCGGGAGACGCAGCTGACCCGGATCGCCGCCGAGAAGGAAGTCGAGGCGGAGAAGCGGGAGATCGCCGAGGTCATCCGGGAGCGGGTCGCGGTGGACCGTACGGTCGCCGAGCAGGAGGAGTCCATCAAGAAGCTGCGAGCCGTGGAGGAGGCGGAACGGCAGCGGCAGGCCGTGATCATCGCCGCCGAGGCGGAGGCGCAGGAGAAGCTGGTCAAGAACATCAAGGCCGCCGAGGCAGCCGAGCAGGTGGCAACGCACCACGCGTCCGAGGAACTCACCCTGGCCGAGGCCCGGTTGAAGACGGCCGACCTCGATGCCCGCGCCAAGCTCCGCCTCGCCGAGGGCGTCCAGGCCGAGGCCGCCGCCGAAGGGCTCGCCGCCGTCCAGGTCCGCGACAAGGAAGCCGATGTCATCGAGAAGGTCGGCCGTGCGGAGGCCGTCGCCACCGAGGCCCGGCTGCGGGCCGAAGCGGAGGGCGCGCAGGCCCAGGCACTGGCGGAGGCCGCGGCCATCGGCGAGAAGCTCAAGGCCGAGGCGGAGGGTCTGACCCAGAAGGCCGCCGCGATGGCCGCCCTTGACGACGCCTCGCGCGGCCACGAGGAGTACCGGCTGCGCATCCAGGCGGACAAGGAAATCCGCCTCGCCGGGCTCGACGTACAGCGCCAGGTCGCCGAGGCACAGGCCACGGTGATCGCCACCGGGCTGGAGAACGCCGACATCAACATCGTCGGCGGCGAGTCGGTCTTCTTCGACCGGCTGGTGTCCTCGATCGCGCTCGGTAAGGGCGTCGACGGCTTCATCCAGCACTCCGAGACGGCGCAGGCGCTGGCCGGGCCCTGGCTGGACGGCACCTCCAGCTTCACCGACGACCTGAGCCGCATCCTCGGCTCGGTCTCCACTGCCGACGTGCAGAACCTGACCGTATCGACGTTGCTGATGAAGCTGATGAGGGCCGGCGGAGCCGATTCGGGGCGGCTCCAGCAACTGCTCGACGAGGCAGGCGAGTTGGGTCTGGCGGACAAGCCGCTCACCGCCCTCAACGGCAAGGCCGTCCACGCCTGA
- a CDS encoding DNA repair ATPase — protein MTTGLDTGTHEPLDTGAYEVLRDRLTTQAAELAHRTEALNARRGEEFGSMRLELAGTERLRTEHAVVPRDIVAVGDVLLFGYNAVPGRQADTSVGDVLALHDRTLRRLPDDAVPGLLGDAAFVREFAALHRYYRQARLLRFRRLDGKVLAVFQTGEKTDDIRVLRWTLSADGRATFLDARGDRDHILPPSHDVDWTATTRDDHVLGRHPHVSVGGEVFVSTVGGTLTVKTDDDTETGEGVHTEPVDEPLQSLADADIAHARVGALILLRVRPYKEDTDRHLVFNTLTRTVVRLDDIGRACRRLPDDQGIVFPGGYCLATGSHKTYDLDTAELEFEREIRSPNGEDVLYAFHARAEGRSLLLPYNTIRKEMAAPLSCHGWALLDDGALVVLRADGDEAQRVHPAQLWNSPYVSDTHAAAQPVGTGPLARVGNADLVRGIAGCLSITGAVAETTPTSEVYEALVAACVRVADTHHWLADPELGDLHTPLAQVRATAEQVLAEFETVQALTRQAADALAEAAERIAAVVRRLRGEAPRAAAAWVTGLTELRHAQGHLLTLKEMRYTDTARIDALASDTEADLAAFGQRAVAHLAREDAFAGHHADVERLVADAEALSTVADSAPMVASLDELAQGMGVVTEVVAGLDIGDATVRTSVLERIAEVLGGVNRARAILETRRRSLLDQESRAGFTAETGLLGQAVAGALAVADSPDACDEQLARLLVQVESLESRFAEFDDFLDVLADKRDEVHEVFSARKQTLADTRARHAERLADSAARVLGTVAHRAAALTDADAVTTYFTSDPMPVKVRRIADELRDLGDQVRAEELDGRLKAARHEALRALRDRTDLYSDDGRALRLGHHRFAVNTQPLDLTLLPHGDGLAFAVTGTDYRSPVTDPDFTTTRPYWARPLPSESPEVYRAEHLAARLLDEHGPEALAEADLPALVRQVAETAYDEGYERGVHDRDATAILTALLRLHDDAGLLRHEPGARATAQLFWEHTTTAEARARWTRRAVSLARARDTFGLAPAIAELRAELAEAIGGECASSAAAYLFEELTTGPDGFVVSAGTRTMLDKFRRTVGTSAYDDDLTALDDLTTRKQLVEAWLSSYASSTGLDITPGDLAEAVAAELCPHLVRYESDAALTATVEGLLGAHPRITGRTLTVRIDELLARTQRFRLHEVPAHRAYQRRRTALVTAERTRIRLAEYRPRVMSAFVRSKLIDEVYLPLIGDSLAKQLGTTGDTRRTDTGGLLLLISPPGYGKTTLMEYVADRLGLILVKVNGPALGHAVTSLDPAEAPNATARHEIEKINFALEAGNNTLLYLDDIQHTSPELLQKFIPLCDATRRVEGVRDGEPRTYDLRGKRFAVCMAGNPYTESGSRFRVPDMLANRADVWNLGDVVTGKDDAFALSFIENALTSNPVLAPLAGRESTDLDLLIRLAEGDGSSRADRLTHPYAPAELERILAVLRHLLTARQTVLAVNAAYIASAAQSDTTRTEPPFQLQGSYRNMNKIAQRIQPVMNDTELAALIDDHYTAEAQTLTTGAEANLLKLAELRGMLTAQQAPRWAEVKAAHVRSQALGGPEDAPLARAIAALDLLADRIAAIETAINRAADPRHLLANSQARRAAERQPGVEDH, from the coding sequence ATGACGACCGGCCTGGACACCGGCACGCACGAGCCACTGGACACCGGTGCGTACGAGGTACTGCGCGACCGCCTCACCACGCAGGCCGCCGAGCTCGCCCACCGTACCGAGGCGCTCAACGCCCGCCGCGGCGAGGAGTTCGGCTCGATGCGGCTGGAACTCGCCGGTACCGAGCGACTGCGTACCGAGCACGCCGTAGTGCCTCGGGACATCGTCGCCGTGGGAGACGTACTGCTCTTCGGCTACAACGCCGTCCCGGGCCGCCAGGCGGACACCAGCGTCGGCGATGTCCTCGCTCTGCACGACCGCACCCTTCGGCGGCTGCCCGACGACGCCGTGCCCGGTCTGCTCGGCGACGCCGCCTTCGTGCGGGAGTTCGCGGCCCTGCACCGCTACTACCGCCAGGCCCGTCTCCTCCGATTCCGCCGCCTCGACGGCAAGGTGCTCGCCGTCTTCCAGACCGGTGAGAAGACGGACGACATCCGCGTCCTGCGCTGGACCCTGTCCGCCGACGGCCGGGCCACGTTCCTGGACGCACGCGGCGACCGCGACCACATCCTGCCGCCCTCCCACGACGTCGACTGGACGGCGACCACCCGCGACGACCACGTCCTCGGCCGTCATCCCCACGTCTCCGTCGGTGGCGAGGTGTTCGTCTCCACTGTCGGCGGCACCCTCACCGTCAAGACCGACGACGACACCGAGACGGGGGAGGGCGTCCACACCGAGCCGGTCGACGAGCCGCTGCAGTCCCTGGCGGACGCGGACATCGCCCACGCGCGCGTGGGTGCCCTGATCCTGCTGCGCGTGCGCCCCTACAAGGAGGACACCGACCGTCACCTGGTGTTCAACACCCTCACCAGGACCGTCGTCCGCCTCGACGACATCGGCCGGGCCTGCCGCCGCCTGCCGGACGACCAGGGCATCGTCTTTCCCGGCGGCTACTGCCTGGCCACCGGTAGCCACAAGACGTACGACCTCGACACGGCAGAGTTGGAGTTCGAGCGGGAGATCCGCTCACCGAACGGCGAGGACGTGCTGTACGCGTTCCACGCGCGCGCTGAGGGCCGCAGCCTGCTCCTGCCGTACAACACGATCCGCAAGGAGATGGCCGCCCCGCTGTCCTGCCATGGCTGGGCGCTCCTCGACGACGGCGCGCTCGTGGTCCTGCGTGCTGACGGTGACGAGGCACAGCGGGTCCATCCCGCGCAGCTGTGGAACTCCCCGTACGTCTCCGACACCCACGCCGCCGCCCAGCCGGTCGGCACCGGCCCGCTGGCCCGCGTCGGCAACGCCGACCTCGTGCGGGGCATCGCCGGCTGCCTGTCCATCACCGGTGCCGTCGCCGAGACGACACCGACCAGCGAGGTGTACGAGGCGCTGGTGGCCGCCTGCGTCCGGGTGGCGGACACTCACCACTGGCTGGCCGACCCCGAACTCGGCGACCTCCACACCCCGCTGGCACAGGTGCGCGCCACGGCGGAACAGGTCCTGGCCGAGTTCGAGACCGTCCAGGCTCTGACCCGGCAGGCCGCCGACGCGCTCGCCGAAGCCGCCGAGCGGATCGCCGCGGTCGTACGGCGGCTGCGCGGTGAGGCACCGCGCGCAGCCGCCGCCTGGGTGACCGGGCTGACCGAGCTCCGCCATGCGCAGGGGCACCTGCTGACGCTCAAGGAGATGCGGTACACGGACACCGCCCGCATCGACGCACTCGCCTCCGACACGGAGGCCGATCTGGCCGCGTTCGGGCAGCGGGCAGTCGCCCACCTGGCGCGTGAGGACGCCTTCGCCGGCCACCACGCGGACGTCGAGCGGCTCGTCGCGGACGCCGAGGCCCTCTCGACCGTCGCCGACAGCGCGCCGATGGTGGCCAGCCTCGATGAACTGGCCCAAGGGATGGGCGTGGTGACCGAGGTGGTCGCCGGGCTCGACATCGGTGACGCCACGGTCCGCACGTCCGTACTGGAGCGCATCGCCGAGGTCCTCGGCGGAGTCAACCGGGCTCGTGCCATCCTCGAAACCCGTCGTCGCTCTCTCCTCGACCAGGAGAGCCGGGCCGGGTTCACCGCCGAGACCGGGCTGCTGGGCCAGGCCGTAGCGGGGGCCCTCGCGGTGGCCGACAGCCCCGACGCGTGCGACGAGCAGCTCGCCCGCCTCCTGGTCCAGGTGGAGAGCCTCGAATCCCGGTTCGCCGAGTTCGACGACTTCCTCGACGTCCTCGCGGACAAGCGCGACGAGGTCCACGAGGTGTTCTCCGCCCGCAAGCAGACCCTCGCCGACACCCGGGCTCGTCACGCCGAACGCCTGGCCGACTCCGCGGCCCGCGTCCTCGGCACCGTGGCCCACCGGGCCGCCGCCCTGACGGACGCGGACGCGGTCACCACCTACTTCACCTCCGATCCGATGCCCGTCAAGGTCCGCCGCATCGCCGACGAACTGCGCGACCTCGGCGACCAGGTGCGGGCCGAGGAACTGGACGGCCGCCTCAAAGCCGCCCGGCACGAGGCACTGCGCGCCCTGCGCGACCGCACCGACCTGTACTCCGACGACGGCCGCGCCCTTCGCCTGGGCCACCACCGATTCGCCGTGAACACCCAGCCCCTCGATCTCACCCTCCTCCCCCACGGCGACGGACTGGCCTTCGCGGTGACCGGCACCGACTACCGCTCCCCCGTCACCGACCCCGACTTCACCACCACCCGCCCGTACTGGGCCCGCCCCCTGCCGTCGGAGTCGCCCGAGGTCTACCGCGCCGAACACCTCGCCGCCCGCCTGCTGGACGAACACGGCCCCGAGGCCCTCGCGGAGGCCGACCTGCCCGCCCTCGTGCGACAGGTGGCGGAGACTGCGTACGACGAGGGCTACGAACGCGGCGTCCACGACCGCGACGCGACCGCGATCCTCACCGCGCTCCTGCGCCTGCACGACGACGCGGGCCTGCTCCGCCACGAGCCCGGCGCCCGGGCCACGGCCCAGCTGTTCTGGGAACACACGACGACGGCCGAGGCCCGCGCACGCTGGACGCGACGTGCGGTGTCGCTGGCCAGGGCAAGAGACACGTTCGGCCTCGCCCCCGCCATCGCCGAGCTGCGGGCGGAACTGGCGGAGGCGATCGGAGGCGAGTGCGCGAGCAGCGCCGCCGCCTACCTGTTCGAGGAGCTGACCACCGGACCCGACGGCTTCGTCGTCAGCGCCGGCACCCGCACGATGCTCGACAAGTTCCGCCGCACCGTGGGCACGTCCGCCTACGACGACGACCTCACCGCACTCGACGACCTGACCACCCGCAAACAGCTCGTCGAGGCATGGCTCTCCTCGTACGCCTCCTCCACCGGCTTGGACATCACGCCCGGTGACCTGGCCGAGGCGGTGGCGGCCGAGCTCTGCCCGCACCTGGTCCGGTACGAGTCCGACGCGGCGTTGACCGCGACCGTCGAGGGCCTGCTAGGCGCGCACCCGCGCATCACCGGCCGCACGCTCACCGTCCGCATCGACGAACTCCTCGCCCGTACCCAGCGCTTCCGACTGCACGAAGTCCCTGCCCACCGTGCCTACCAGCGCCGCCGCACGGCCCTGGTGACCGCCGAGCGCACGCGGATCCGCCTGGCCGAGTACCGGCCACGCGTGATGTCCGCGTTCGTGCGGAGCAAGCTCATCGACGAGGTCTACCTTCCGCTGATCGGCGACAGCCTCGCCAAGCAACTCGGCACCACGGGCGACACCAGGCGCACCGACACCGGCGGTCTGCTCCTGCTCATCTCCCCGCCCGGCTACGGCAAGACGACCCTCATGGAGTACGTCGCCGACCGGCTCGGCCTGATCCTGGTGAAGGTCAACGGCCCGGCGCTCGGCCACGCCGTCACCTCGCTCGACCCGGCAGAGGCGCCGAACGCCACCGCCCGCCACGAGATCGAGAAGATCAACTTCGCGCTGGAGGCGGGCAACAACACCCTCCTGTACCTGGACGACATCCAGCACACCTCCCCGGAGCTGCTGCAGAAGTTCATCCCGCTGTGCGACGCCACACGCCGTGTCGAAGGTGTGCGGGACGGCGAGCCCCGCACCTATGACCTGCGCGGCAAGCGGTTCGCCGTATGCATGGCAGGCAACCCCTACACCGAGTCCGGCAGCCGCTTCCGCGTGCCCGACATGCTCGCCAACCGAGCCGACGTCTGGAACCTCGGCGACGTCGTGACGGGCAAGGACGACGCCTTCGCCCTCAGCTTCATCGAGAACGCCCTGACGTCGAACCCGGTGCTCGCTCCACTGGCCGGCCGCGAAAGCACCGACCTGGACCTCCTCATCCGCCTGGCCGAGGGTGACGGGTCGTCCCGCGCCGACCGCCTCACGCACCCGTACGCCCCCGCCGAGCTGGAGCGGATCCTGGCCGTCCTGCGCCATCTGCTCACCGCCCGGCAGACGGTTCTGGCGGTGAACGCGGCCTACATCGCCTCGGCGGCCCAGTCGGACACGACCCGCACCGAGCCGCCCTTCCAGCTCCAGGGCTCCTACCGCAACATGAACAAGATCGCCCAGCGCATCCAGCCCGTCATGAACGACACCGAACTCGCCGCGCTGATCGACGACCACTACACGGCCGAGGCCCAGACCCTCACCACCGGCGCCGAAGCCAACTTGCTCAAGCTGGCCGAGCTTCGCGGAATGCTGACGGCGCAACAGGCGCCGAGGTGGGCAGAAGTGAAGGCGGCCCACGTCCGCTCCCAAGCCCTCGGCGGTCCCGAGGACGCTCCCCTGGCCCGCGCGATCGCCGCGCTCGACCTGCTCGCCGACCGGATCGCCGCGATCGAGACAGCGATCAACCGGGCCGCCGACCCACGCCACTTGTTGGCGAACTCCCAGGCCCGCCGTGCGGCGGAGCGGCAACCGGGAGTGGAGGACCACTGA
- a CDS encoding potassium channel family protein, producing MALFPQPTPGVPPPGHMIVCGDDALAERLAAELTTVYRERVTLVVPTSNIQGAMNPTRSSALLGRMQAAMNRTADAPGGSEAAPRRLEAPVLTEAVLVEAGVREAAALALVHDDDAANIQAALAARRLNPRLRLVIRLYNRKLGQHLEDLLDQAAVLAAPGLDPDALDTSTTVLSDADTAAPALAATAVAGTSKVVQADGLLLRAVERTPPGRGEVADPGLCTLALLSSTTTDPAGSEGSDASGQEGPTLLPDMDAVAAATGRGTVVLEAVAHTGAASAPGRLAGRGLPLASLFSRRLRWSLAGLAASVLGLAVASWLATDDHPLHAAYLTLLDLFAIGDPAIGEPTARQVLQLLSGLAGLLLLPVLLAAVLEGLGTFRTVSALRRPPRGLSGHVVLLGLGKIGTRVLARLRELDIPVVCVEEDPEARGLPLARRLRVPTVLGDVTQEGVLESAKVHRAHALLALTSSDTTNLEAALYARSVKPDLRVALRLYDDDFATAVYRTLRAAHPQALTRSRSVSTLAAPAFAGAMMGRQILGAIPVERRVLLFAALNVAGHPHLEGRTVAESFRAGAWRVLALDTAAPDDRLPDLAATPAHEDCGRPAGLVWDIHPGYVLRPRDRVLLAATRQGLAELLGRQPRGGAHGTGPERTGRRD from the coding sequence ATGGCCCTGTTCCCTCAGCCGACGCCCGGTGTTCCTCCGCCGGGACACATGATCGTGTGCGGTGACGATGCGCTCGCCGAACGGCTGGCGGCCGAACTCACGACGGTGTACCGGGAGCGGGTCACCCTCGTCGTCCCGACGTCGAACATTCAGGGCGCCATGAACCCGACGCGTTCATCCGCTCTGCTCGGCCGGATGCAGGCCGCCATGAACCGTACGGCTGACGCACCCGGCGGCAGCGAGGCGGCTCCCCGGAGACTCGAAGCGCCCGTCCTCACGGAGGCGGTACTGGTCGAAGCGGGTGTGCGGGAGGCCGCCGCGCTGGCGCTGGTTCACGACGACGACGCGGCCAACATCCAGGCGGCTCTCGCCGCCCGTCGGCTCAACCCCCGGCTGCGCCTGGTGATCAGGCTCTACAACCGCAAGCTCGGCCAGCACCTGGAAGATCTCCTCGACCAGGCCGCCGTCCTCGCCGCACCCGGCCTGGACCCCGACGCCCTGGACACCTCCACCACCGTGCTGTCGGACGCTGACACGGCGGCGCCGGCGCTGGCGGCCACCGCGGTCGCCGGCACCAGCAAGGTGGTCCAGGCCGACGGGCTGCTGTTACGGGCAGTGGAACGTACCCCGCCTGGTCGCGGCGAGGTGGCCGACCCCGGCCTGTGCACGCTCGCCCTGCTGTCGTCGACCACCACCGACCCCGCGGGATCGGAGGGTTCGGACGCGAGCGGGCAGGAGGGACCGACGTTGCTGCCCGACATGGATGCGGTCGCTGCGGCGACGGGCCGCGGCACGGTGGTTCTCGAAGCCGTCGCCCACACCGGCGCCGCATCCGCGCCGGGCCGTCTGGCAGGGCGGGGCCTACCGCTCGCCTCCCTGTTCTCGCGTCGGCTCCGCTGGTCGCTGGCCGGGCTCGCCGCCAGTGTTCTGGGCCTTGCCGTGGCGAGCTGGCTGGCCACGGACGACCACCCCCTGCATGCCGCATACCTCACCCTGCTGGACCTGTTCGCGATCGGCGACCCGGCGATCGGCGAACCCACCGCCCGCCAGGTGCTGCAACTCCTGTCCGGCCTCGCCGGACTGCTGCTGCTCCCCGTCCTGCTCGCGGCCGTTCTGGAAGGGCTCGGCACCTTCCGTACGGTCTCGGCGCTGCGGCGCCCGCCGCGCGGTCTGTCCGGCCATGTCGTCCTGCTCGGTCTCGGCAAGATCGGCACCCGTGTCCTGGCCCGGCTGCGGGAACTCGACATCCCGGTGGTGTGCGTCGAGGAGGACCCCGAGGCACGCGGTCTGCCTCTCGCCCGCCGCCTCCGTGTCCCCACCGTCCTGGGCGACGTGACCCAGGAAGGTGTCCTGGAATCCGCCAAGGTCCACCGCGCGCATGCCCTGCTCGCCCTCACGAGCAGCGACACCACGAACCTCGAAGCCGCCCTGTACGCGCGCTCCGTCAAGCCGGACCTACGGGTCGCGCTGCGCCTGTACGACGACGACTTCGCCACCGCGGTGTACCGCACGTTGCGCGCGGCCCACCCGCAGGCCCTCACCCGAAGCCGCAGTGTCTCCACGCTCGCCGCGCCCGCCTTCGCAGGCGCCATGATGGGCCGCCAGATCCTGGGTGCGATCCCTGTGGAACGCCGTGTCCTGCTCTTCGCGGCCCTGAACGTCGCCGGGCACCCCCACCTGGAGGGGCGCACCGTCGCCGAGTCGTTCCGGGCAGGCGCCTGGCGCGTCCTCGCCCTGGACACCGCCGCCCCGGACGACCGGCTCCCCGACCTCGCCGCAACCCCGGCGCACGAGGACTGCGGTAGGCCTGCCGGGCTCGTATGGGACATCCACCCGGGCTATGTCCTGCGGCCCCGTGACCGGGTGCTCCTCGCCGCCACCCGGCAGGGCCTGGCCGAGCTCCTAGGCCGACAGCCACGGGGCGGGGCGCACGGCACGGGTCCGGAGCGAACGGGACGGAGGGACTGA